The Tessaracoccus timonensis sequence GTCGAGGATGATGCGGTGCGCGAGGCACGGGATGGCGAGGATCTTGATGTCGACGGGAGTGACGAAGTGCCGGCCCACCGACGCGGCCCACACCCGGGAGGCGCGGACGAGCGCGAGCGCGCCACGCACGGAGACCCCGAGGCGGACGTCGTCGGCGCTCCGGGTGGCCGCGACGAGCCGGCTGATGTAGTCGAAGATGGAGGCCTCGATGTGCACCGCACCGGCCAGCTGCGCCATCTCCGCCACCTGCTGGCTGGACACCACCGACGGCAGCGCGGTGGAGCGGGGGCGGGAGCCGCCCGTGGCGAGGATGCGCATCGTCGCCTCGTGGTCCGGGTAGCCGAGCGTCGTCTTCATCAGGAACCGGTCGAGCTGGGCCTCGGGCAGCCGGTAGGTGCCCGCCTGCTCGATGGGGTTCCGGGTGGCGATCACCATGAACGGGTTGCCCACCGCGTAGGACTGGCCGTCGACGGTGACCCGCGACTCCTCCATCACCTCGAGCAGCCCCGACTGCGTCTTCGGCGAGGCGCGGTTGATCTCGTCGGCCAGCACGATCGACGCGAAGATCGGGCCCTGGTGGAACTCGAACTCGGCCGACTTCTGGTCGTAGATCGTCACGCCCGTGACGTCGGACGGCAGCTGGTCGGGGGGTGAACTGGATGCGGCTGTGCGTGCCCTGGACGGACTGCGCGATCGCCCTCGCCAGGGAGGTCTTGCCGGTGCCCGGGTAGTCCTCGAGGAGCAGGTGGCCCTCCGCGAGCATGCAGGTGACGGCGAGCCGGATGGCCTCCGTCTTGCCCATGATGACGCGTTCGACGTTGCCGACGATGTTCGCGAAGTTCTCGCTGAACCAGCGTGCTTGTTCTGGATTCACTTGATCGCTTTCTCCGTCATCCGGGGATCGTTCGGGACCATTCGGCCGTGTTGTTGTTGATGCTGCATTCGACGTACACCAGCTCGCGGTAGAGGACGACCTCCGCGTTGGGATCGA is a genomic window containing:
- a CDS encoding MoxR family ATPase, giving the protein MTIYDQKSAEFEFHQGPIFASIVLADEINRASPKTQSGLLEVMEESRVTVDGQSYAVGNPFMVIATRNPIEQAGTYRLPEAQLDRFLMKTTLGYPDHEATMRILATGGSRPRSTALPSVVSSQQVAEMAQLAGAVHIEASIFDYISRLVAATRSADDVRLGVSVRGALALVRASRVWAASVGRHFVTPVDIKILAIPCLAHRIILDPEAEFSGVQAVDVMAQVVGAVPPPTERATA